A genomic segment from Saprospiraceae bacterium encodes:
- a CDS encoding glycosyltransferase family 4 protein, with product MKDIKQLTSFTPLIIENILMKTPSIYYIMWRFTKGGVELSINHYINHFWRQYDLNAYSLRTADQKIYDDQKIKTTAGKENNWKVYFDYFAYCRKNKEGLFHLLNGGPIILILTILAGVKNPIYHIRGTIYWDNNFQEMYLKAAWLLVRLLHSFRKVVFIANSQHSADIFRKKVLAVNPLVIYNGIAVAPFIAKRYQRTVLHRIGYAGRLHDGKNVELVIQLFETIAGEYPDMELHLAGDGPLHQSLRNQIDKSRYADRIFMHGFVDDMPSFYASLDLLLFLSAYESFGNVLAEALLTGLPTLTSDIPVFNEIYGGENDFTLGNPSYYETLHKRFIEAVATFPQLADKAMRVSYQVEKKFNIDQHLAQFEKIYANH from the coding sequence TTGAAAGATATTAAACAGCTTACCTCCTTTACGCCTCTTATTATAGAAAACATCCTTATGAAAACACCTTCTATATATTATATCATGTGGCGATTTACCAAAGGGGGGGTAGAGTTGTCTATTAATCACTATATCAATCATTTTTGGCGACAATATGACCTCAATGCTTATAGCTTGCGAACGGCAGATCAAAAGATATATGACGATCAAAAAATAAAAACAACTGCAGGTAAAGAGAATAACTGGAAGGTGTATTTTGATTACTTCGCATATTGTCGAAAAAACAAGGAAGGCCTATTTCACCTTTTGAATGGCGGCCCGATTATTTTAATCTTAACCATTCTGGCAGGGGTGAAAAATCCCATTTATCACATCAGGGGAACCATCTATTGGGACAATAATTTTCAGGAAATGTATTTGAAAGCGGCTTGGTTATTGGTCCGTTTATTGCATTCCTTTCGCAAAGTTGTGTTCATTGCTAATTCACAGCATAGTGCCGACATCTTTCGCAAAAAGGTATTGGCCGTCAATCCGCTTGTTATTTATAACGGCATAGCCGTTGCGCCTTTTATCGCCAAAAGATACCAACGTACGGTATTGCATCGGATAGGTTATGCGGGGCGTTTACATGATGGAAAAAATGTCGAATTAGTGATCCAGCTCTTCGAAACTATTGCCGGAGAATATCCTGACATGGAGCTACACCTGGCAGGCGATGGGCCGCTGCATCAAAGCTTGCGAAACCAAATAGATAAAAGCCGCTACGCTGACAGGATTTTCATGCATGGCTTTGTGGACGATATGCCTTCTTTTTATGCATCGCTTGATCTTTTACTTTTTCTAAGTGCTTATGAATCTTTTGGTAATGTGCTGGCTGAAGCCCTGCTCACAGGGTTACCTACCTTGACCAGCGACATTCCAGTTTTTAATGAAATTTACGGAGGGGAAAATGATTTCACCTTAGGAAATCCCTCATATTATGAAACACTACACAAACGTTTTATTGAGGCTGTCGCAACTTTTCCACAGTTAGCGGATAAAGCCATGCGGGTCAGTTATCAGGTGGAAAAAAAATTCAATATCGATCAACACCTGGCCCAATTTGAAAAAATTTATGCTAATCATTAG
- a CDS encoding polysaccharide deacetylase family protein has product MKLIFKILRYSGLAFLFRELVQRNKVSILMFHDIDRHTAQQSFQYLKRKYNIISLDTFIAACQAKSRANLPKKAAVITFDDGHKQNYDIYPVLKQLGVPATIFLCSGIVNTNRHYWFKHKDASFTSSDLKKLSNQEKLRHLAKAGFWPEKEFSDRQALNKAEILEMKPFINFQAHTVFHPCLPQCYDEEARWEIEECKNQLESDYGLNINALAFPNGDYAERDIQLLKAANFQAAVTVDHGLNDIHSDPFRLKRLSTNDSQNMDEFIVKVSGLWGFIKSLSGKKRSFGWTDQVAAAPSNLISNNKL; this is encoded by the coding sequence ATGAAACTGATTTTCAAAATACTTAGGTACTCAGGGCTAGCTTTCCTCTTTCGCGAATTAGTTCAGCGGAATAAGGTAAGTATACTTATGTTCCACGATATTGATCGGCATACCGCTCAGCAAAGCTTTCAATACCTAAAAAGGAAGTACAATATCATTAGCCTGGATACCTTTATCGCCGCTTGTCAGGCCAAGTCCAGGGCAAATCTTCCCAAAAAAGCAGCGGTCATCACCTTTGATGACGGGCACAAGCAAAATTATGACATTTATCCTGTGTTAAAGCAACTCGGTGTACCTGCCACTATCTTTTTATGTTCCGGTATTGTAAATACCAATCGGCATTATTGGTTTAAGCATAAAGATGCATCCTTTACCAGTAGTGACCTGAAAAAGTTGTCTAACCAAGAAAAACTTCGGCACTTAGCCAAAGCAGGTTTTTGGCCAGAAAAGGAGTTTTCGGACCGACAAGCCCTAAATAAAGCGGAGATTTTGGAAATGAAACCCTTCATTAATTTTCAGGCGCACACGGTTTTCCATCCTTGTTTGCCACAATGCTATGACGAGGAAGCTCGCTGGGAAATTGAGGAATGCAAAAACCAGCTTGAAAGTGACTATGGGTTAAACATCAATGCCCTTGCTTTTCCTAATGGCGATTATGCGGAAAGGGATATTCAATTGTTAAAAGCAGCCAATTTCCAGGCGGCGGTCACCGTCGACCACGGCTTAAATGATATCCATTCAGATCCATTTCGATTAAAAAGGCTGAGTACGAACGACAGCCAAAACATGGATGAATTCATTGTAAAAGTCAGTGGACTTTGGGGATTTATTAAAAGCCTAAGTGGGAAGAAACGGAGCTTTGGTTGGACGGACCAAGTAGCTGCCGCCCCTAGCAACCTTATTTCAAACAACAAATTATAA
- a CDS encoding glycosyltransferase family 4 protein translates to MNNLNLEASPSIHYIVWRFTLGGAELSIQHYAKSFGFDRSLYAYSLRKPNRDIFAGMPIKTDEGADSNWQCYLKYFNYCRRYRQQIFHLHNAGPVIALLTVLAGVKNPIYHIHGTIYWHNAKQKIYLRMVWFLVSLFKMTFVAVSNHAADIFQRDAINKRPLVIFNGVATEPFLEKRHQRKSPKRLGYAGRLFTGKNVDLVIRLFEEVADTYPELELHIAGDGTLRPELEAQAKQSPYKERIKFLGFVQDMPSFYASIDLFIFLSAYESFGNVLAEALLTGLPVLTSAVPVFKEIYGEEADFLLGDYRNYEQISQKFKIALAKFPVLAEKGFAMSEAMEAQFSIEKHLCQIKQLYANY, encoded by the coding sequence ATGAATAATTTGAACCTTGAGGCCTCCCCGTCCATACATTATATTGTATGGCGATTTACCTTGGGAGGAGCAGAATTATCTATCCAGCATTATGCCAAAAGCTTTGGATTCGACCGATCTTTATATGCCTATAGTTTGAGAAAACCCAACCGTGACATTTTTGCAGGGATGCCCATAAAAACAGATGAGGGGGCTGATAGCAATTGGCAATGTTATCTCAAATATTTCAACTATTGTCGCCGGTATCGCCAGCAAATTTTTCATTTGCACAATGCAGGTCCGGTTATCGCCCTTTTGACCGTGTTAGCAGGGGTGAAAAACCCAATTTACCATATTCATGGCACCATCTATTGGCACAATGCTAAACAAAAAATTTATCTCCGAATGGTCTGGTTTTTGGTGTCTTTGTTTAAAATGACCTTTGTTGCCGTATCTAATCACGCCGCTGATATCTTTCAGCGAGACGCCATCAACAAACGACCATTGGTCATTTTTAATGGTGTAGCTACTGAGCCCTTCCTGGAAAAACGCCATCAAAGAAAATCCCCGAAACGCTTAGGTTATGCTGGACGTTTATTTACGGGAAAGAATGTAGATTTGGTTATCCGATTATTTGAAGAAGTGGCCGATACCTATCCTGAACTTGAATTGCATATCGCAGGTGATGGTACCCTTCGGCCTGAATTGGAAGCACAAGCCAAGCAAAGTCCCTACAAGGAAAGAATCAAGTTTTTAGGATTCGTTCAGGATATGCCTTCCTTTTATGCTTCTATAGACCTTTTTATATTTTTAAGTGCTTATGAATCCTTTGGCAATGTATTGGCAGAGGCCTTATTGACCGGATTGCCTGTTCTTACCAGTGCTGTACCTGTTTTTAAAGAAATATACGGTGAAGAAGCCGACTTCCTGTTAGGAGACTACCGAAACTATGAACAAATTTCCCAAAAATTTAAGATTGCTTTAGCCAAATTCCCTGTTTTAGCAGAAAAGGGCTTTGCTATGAGCGAGGCCATGGAAGCCCAATTCAGTATCGAAAAGCATCTTTGTCAAATCAAACAGCTCTATGCAAACTATTAA
- a CDS encoding polysaccharide deacetylase family protein, protein MQTINPPVIYYHSIAPDLFKGWVLDWLTMKLRFFEDQMAYLQKNKFNAIFLDEWFEYRQGRKQSKEKQVCLTIDDGLLDNWVYAYPMAKKYGQKLTMFVSPECVDPRDIVRPNLDDLWAGNCKEEELEARGYMSWNEIKAMQASGFVDIQSHTMTHAKFVKSSKLNSFYYGGYLGLHPILNANPAMKPYYMADPNFESRLPNGYPLFEESSSVVTRRHFINPDFIQEIVNLADKYKVEDVSQRAAFEKAARKIHKAYIEVENLIAFIESEDEFKKRMRYEVIDSKAIIEEKLDKPVRFMCWPHGDNSMEAHRLALANGYLATTSGKMLNESGKKDRIPRFGASTSKDHLWLSRQKFNYKICSHFQKQPYYAIWLANEMKNKVLNKS, encoded by the coding sequence ATGCAAACTATTAATCCGCCAGTTATATACTATCATTCTATAGCCCCTGACCTGTTTAAAGGATGGGTATTAGACTGGTTGACTATGAAACTTCGGTTTTTTGAAGATCAAATGGCCTATTTGCAAAAAAATAAATTCAACGCTATTTTTTTAGATGAATGGTTTGAATATCGCCAGGGTAGGAAACAAAGCAAGGAAAAACAGGTTTGCCTGACCATCGACGATGGCCTCCTTGATAATTGGGTTTATGCCTATCCAATGGCTAAAAAATACGGACAAAAACTAACGATGTTCGTATCTCCAGAATGCGTTGATCCTCGTGATATTGTTCGGCCAAACCTGGATGACCTTTGGGCGGGCAACTGCAAAGAAGAGGAGTTAGAAGCCAGAGGTTATATGTCCTGGAATGAAATAAAGGCTATGCAAGCATCTGGCTTTGTGGATATTCAATCTCATACCATGACCCATGCCAAGTTTGTTAAGTCTTCCAAACTCAATAGTTTTTACTACGGAGGCTACCTGGGCTTGCATCCTATCTTAAATGCAAATCCGGCGATGAAGCCTTATTATATGGCCGATCCAAATTTCGAATCTCGCCTTCCAAATGGCTATCCGCTTTTCGAAGAAAGTTCGTCAGTGGTTACCCGTCGACACTTTATCAACCCAGACTTCATTCAGGAAATTGTAAACCTGGCCGACAAATACAAGGTGGAGGATGTTAGCCAACGAGCTGCTTTTGAAAAAGCTGCTAGAAAAATTCACAAAGCATACATAGAAGTAGAAAATCTCATTGCCTTCATCGAATCTGAGGACGAATTCAAAAAAAGAATGAGGTATGAAGTCATAGATTCTAAAGCTATAATCGAAGAGAAATTAGATAAACCGGTCCGCTTTATGTGTTGGCCCCATGGTGATAATTCGATGGAGGCTCATCGGCTTGCCCTGGCCAATGGTTATTTGGCGACGACCTCAGGTAAAATGCTGAATGAATCTGGAAAAAAGGACCGCATTCCGCGTTTTGGTGCCTCTACCTCCAAAGATCATCTTTGGCTCAGCCGACAAAAATTCAATTACAAGATTTGTAGTCATTTCCAAAAACAGCCCTATTATGCTATATGGCTGGCGAATGAAATGAAGAATAAAGTGTTGAATAAATCGTAA
- a CDS encoding glycosyltransferase translates to MKVLFVCSGNSKFYRIAPFIKSQGDSLAEEGVDITYFSVMGRGAKNYLKNVGRLRKFIKEHDFDLIHAHYSFCGWVAVLAMSGLPIILSIMGDDAIGTPKGVGKLTLRSRAMKFLSWSVQPFVSAIISKSPNLEATVYRRKVSYLIPNGVRMDQFSFNPDGYRAELGLDKNKRYVLFMGNPSDPNKNFQLVKSAMEYVNHPNVELLAPYPVSHDSVVKYLNSVDVFTLCSFSEGSPNIVKEAMTCNRPMVVTNVGDTEWLLGDMEGCHLGDFDPKDFGQKIEKALVFAETEGLTKGRERIMELQLDAPTISHKLIDLYSKVSKKSHLSPRRSSTMSTK, encoded by the coding sequence ATGAAAGTGTTATTTGTATGTAGTGGCAATTCAAAATTCTACAGAATTGCACCATTTATCAAATCTCAAGGGGATTCATTAGCGGAGGAGGGCGTGGACATTACCTATTTTTCGGTCATGGGAAGAGGTGCTAAAAATTATCTCAAGAATGTAGGACGACTTCGAAAATTCATCAAAGAGCATGATTTTGATCTGATTCATGCCCATTATTCTTTTTGTGGTTGGGTAGCGGTTTTGGCAATGAGTGGCTTGCCCATTATTCTTTCCATTATGGGGGATGATGCCATTGGTACACCGAAAGGAGTTGGCAAATTGACGCTCAGAAGTAGAGCCATGAAATTTTTGTCCTGGTCTGTACAGCCATTTGTATCAGCCATTATTTCCAAGTCACCAAATTTGGAAGCGACTGTTTACCGCAGAAAGGTTTCTTATCTCATTCCGAATGGTGTCCGAATGGATCAATTTTCTTTTAACCCCGATGGCTATAGAGCAGAATTAGGGTTGGATAAAAACAAACGATATGTGCTTTTCATGGGAAACCCCAGTGACCCTAATAAGAATTTTCAGCTAGTGAAATCGGCCATGGAATATGTCAACCATCCCAATGTTGAACTATTGGCGCCCTATCCGGTCTCTCATGATTCGGTCGTGAAATACCTCAATTCTGTAGATGTCTTTACCCTGTGCTCCTTTAGTGAGGGTTCGCCTAATATTGTCAAGGAGGCTATGACCTGTAACCGGCCAATGGTCGTCACCAATGTCGGAGACACGGAATGGCTATTGGGAGATATGGAAGGTTGCCATCTTGGCGATTTTGATCCAAAAGATTTTGGTCAAAAAATTGAAAAGGCATTGGTTTTTGCAGAAACGGAAGGTTTGACCAAGGGGCGAGAGCGAATCATGGAATTGCAATTGGATGCCCCAACCATTTCCCATAAATTGATTGATTTGTATTCCAAGGTCAGCAAGAAAAGCCATTTATCTCCTAGGAGAAGCAGTACAATGTCAACTAAATAA